The Candidatus Dormiibacterota bacterium region GAGCAGCGACGACGAGCTTCCCTCGCTTTCCTCGAAGCTTTAGTCTGGTGGCAAACCGAGCGAGCGCCGTAGAGGTAGTCATGGCACTGAGGGCTGGCATATAGAGCGCTCTGCGTAGATTGGCGTTGCCCATTTTGCTTAGCCGCGATCTTCCATGAATCGACGTTCCTGATTGCCGATCGCTTGGGCAGAGACCAGCATATGCCGCGGCGGCCTTGCTGTTGCGCAATTTCTCGTAGGGAAGTTCAGCGATAATAGACGCCGCGGAACGCCAGGCAATTCCCGGGATGCCTTCCAGCAGATGCACGGACTCGGAAAGGACGGGTGTTTTGTCGATAAGAGCATGGAGCTGCTCTTCAACACCTTTGATAAGATCATCAAGCATTGCTACGTGCGTATCGGTGCTTTGCTCAACGATGTGGGCTTCGTTGATGGTCGATACGAGATGCCTGACGCGCGTTCGTTCCGACACCAAGTGATTTCGATAGGCGAGAATCGCCCGCAGTTCAAGGATTTCCCTGGCAGGCGGCTCCCACAGCGCGGGTCCCTGCGTTTTACAGAACTCAGCAATGATCGCTGCGTCGACCGCATCCGTTTTTGTTCGCCTCATCTGGCTGCGAGCAAAATACTTAATAGACGCTGGATTTACAACACTAACGCGCACACCCCGTGTATGTAGATGTGTCGCAAGGCCCAACCAGTACGCGCCAGTGGCCTCCATGCAAACATGCAAGTCTGAAGCCTTTCGGTTCTTAAGCCAACGGTTGAGCTGTCCGTAGCCGGCCACGCTGTTTGGGAAGGTGCGCTTCGTGGACCCTTTCGCTTGCAATAGATGCGCGTGAAAATCAGCCTTTGAAATGTCGACGCCAAGGAAGTCTACAGGCACGGATTCCCCCTTGCCAGAAGACGAGCGCTAAGATCAACCTCATACATACGGGATCAGCGCAAGGCGCGTCCCACGATACCGTTCGATCGGCTCGTCAAAGTTGGTGCGGCCGCTGATCTGCGTGGCGGGCTTTCGGGCCCAAGGATGCGCACAGCGTGCCGACACCGTGTGGGGGGCGTTCTACGCCCTCCACTTCACATCATATGAGGATGCGGGCTGACGAACGGTCCCCCAAAGCATGGATGCCGTTGGGCGCCGCGGGGAGCTCGTACGCAGCGCTGAAACCGAATGGTTAGTTGGCGCGTTCGGGTGGTATAACCGCGTCAAAGTCGATGCCGGCACGAACGCGTGGAGGACTAGTGGGCGCACAATTAACGACGATCTCCGACCGGCTCCAGATCGTCGAGTTGCCGCACGCAGCCGCGCAGACGAGTTTTGCCGACGACGTGCGCGGCGGTCTCGGCGCTCCGTACAAGCGCCTGTCGGCGAAGTATTTTTACGACGACCTGGGTTCGGTGCTGTTCGATGCGATCACGCGGCTCCCGGAGTATTATTTGACGCGAGCCGAGACCGAGATTCTTCGCGAATCCGGGTGGGAGATCGTGCGCGAGCTGGACGCTCCGCTGGAGTTTCTCGAACTCGGTAGCGGGAGCGCCATAAAGACCCGGTTGCTCGTTGAGGAAGCGCTGCGCGTGCAGGGGGCGCTGCGCTACGATCCGATCGATATCTCGCTCGAGGCGTTGCGCGCTTCGGCGGTGGCGTTGGTCGATGCGTATCCGAACCTGCGCATCCGCGCCTATGCCGGCGACTACTTCGCGGTACTCGCTTCGCCGGAGTTGCGGTTCGAGACCAAAGTGCTGGCGATGCTAATGGGATCGAACATCGGCAACTACGAGCCGGAGAGCGCCCGCGCGCTGTTGCGCCTCGTGGCCAAAGCGCTGCGGCCCGGGGACGGCTTACTGCTCGGCGTGGATTTGAAGAAAGATCGGAGCACGCTCGAGCTTGCGTACAACGATCCGACCGGCGTGACCGCGGCCTTCAATCGCAACATGCTGGGACGGATCAATCGCGAACTCGGCGGCCATTTCGATCTGACGGCATTTACGCACGAGGCCGTGTACGACGAAGAACGCGGGTGCGTCGACTCGTTCTTGCGCGCCGATCGCGCGCAGGACGTGGCGATCGATGCGCTCGGGATGACCTTTGCCTTCGAGTCCGGCGAACGCGTGCATACGGAGTCGTCGTATAAGTTCGATGAAGGGGAATTGGCGAAGTTGGGTGCGGCTAGCGGTTTCCGTCCTCGGAAACGGTGGTGCGACAGCGCCCAGCGCTTCGCGATCCAGCTGTTCGAGCACGAGTAGTTTACCCGCCGAGCCGGGCTCGGACGGCGCGTTCGCACCATCGTAGCGAGCCGTCGACGAGAATGGCGAGCAGGCAGACCGATAGACTTCCGGCCACGATCATCGCGGTGTTGTGCAACGCAAGCCCATCGAAGATCAGCACGCCTAGGCCGCCACCGCCCACGTAACCCGCTAACGTCGCGATTGCGATCGTCGCGATCGCCGTGATGCGCAGGCCGCCGACCATCACCGGCAACGCGAGCGGAAGTTCGACGCGCAGGAGTTGCATGCGCGGCGATAGGCCTAGCCCCATCGCGGCGTCACGCATGGCGGGATCGACCCCACGCAAGCCGGCGTCGATATTGCGCACGAGCATGAACTGCCCGTATGCGACGAGCGCGACGAAGATCGGCGCGATGCCCAACCCGAAGAGTTGCACCAAGAGCGCCAGCAACGCGAGGCTTGGGATCGTATAGATCGCGCCCAGCCCGCCGAGCAGCAGCGGCCGCAGCCGCGGGTTTCGCGAAGAGAGGATGCCGAGCGGCAAGGCGATTGCGAGCGCTACGACGAGTGCCGCGGCCACCATCGCCGCATGGGCGCCGGTGAGCGAGAGCACGCGTTCGGGGTGCGCGATGAGGTAACTCATCGGTGGTGCTGTTCTCGCGCTTTTTCGCGCAGTTCGACGACGGCGTCGTTGGCGTGAAAAAGCCGTTCCACGAACGGCGAGACCGGGTTGGCGAGCACTTCGAGCGGCGTGCCGATCTGTTCGATGCGTCCGCGATTGACGACGGCGATCCGATCGGCGAGCAGGAGTGCCTCATCGACATCGTGCGTTACGAACAGCGTGGTCGTTTCGAGTTCGCGCACCAAAAGGAGCATTTCGTCTTGGAGCTGCGAGCGGACGATCGCGTCTACCGCGCCGAACGGCTCGTCCATGAGCAGGACGCGCGGCTCGCCCGCAATGGCGCGAGCTACCCCGACGCGCTGCGCCTCTCCGCCGGAGAGTTCGCGTGGAAAGCGGTCGCGATAGCGTTCGGGATCGAGATGAACGAGCGTTAGAAGCGCGTCGACGCGCGCGGCGATGCGCTCTCGAGACCAGCCCAGCAGTTCGGGAACGATCGCAACGTTGGCGCCGACCCGCATGTGTGGAAAGAGCCCGACCGCTTGAATCGCATAGCCGATACTGCGACGCAGCGCGACCGGATCGAGCGATGCGATATCGGTGCCGTCGATCGCGATACTCCCGGCGCCCAGCGGAATCAATCGATTGATCGTTCGCAGCAGCGTGCTCTTGCCGCAACCCGACGGGCCCACAACGACGAGAAACTCGCCGGGCGCAATCGTTAAGGTGAGATCTTGCAGAGTCGGCG contains the following coding sequences:
- a CDS encoding IS110 family transposase, giving the protein MPVDFLGVDISKADFHAHLLQAKGSTKRTFPNSVAGYGQLNRWLKNRKASDLHVCMEATGAYWLGLATHLHTRGVRVSVVNPASIKYFARSQMRRTKTDAVDAAIIAEFCKTQGPALWEPPAREILELRAILAYRNHLVSERTRVRHLVSTINEAHIVEQSTDTHVAMLDDLIKGVEEQLHALIDKTPVLSESVHLLEGIPGIAWRSAASIIAELPYEKLRNSKAAAAYAGLCPSDRQSGTSIHGRSRLSKMGNANLRRALYMPALSAMTTSTALARFATRLKLRGKRGKLVVAA
- the egtD gene encoding L-histidine N(alpha)-methyltransferase produces the protein MGAQLTTISDRLQIVELPHAAAQTSFADDVRGGLGAPYKRLSAKYFYDDLGSVLFDAITRLPEYYLTRAETEILRESGWEIVRELDAPLEFLELGSGSAIKTRLLVEEALRVQGALRYDPIDISLEALRASAVALVDAYPNLRIRAYAGDYFAVLASPELRFETKVLAMLMGSNIGNYEPESARALLRLVAKALRPGDGLLLGVDLKKDRSTLELAYNDPTGVTAAFNRNMLGRINRELGGHFDLTAFTHEAVYDEERGCVDSFLRADRAQDVAIDALGMTFAFESGERVHTESSYKFDEGELAKLGAASGFRPRKRWCDSAQRFAIQLFEHE
- a CDS encoding ABC transporter permease subunit; amino-acid sequence: MSYLIAHPERVLSLTGAHAAMVAAALVVALAIALPLGILSSRNPRLRPLLLGGLGAIYTIPSLALLALLVQLFGLGIAPIFVALVAYGQFMLVRNIDAGLRGVDPAMRDAAMGLGLSPRMQLLRVELPLALPVMVGGLRITAIATIAIATLAGYVGGGGLGVLIFDGLALHNTAMIVAGSLSVCLLAILVDGSLRWCERAVRARLGG
- a CDS encoding ABC transporter ATP-binding protein; translation: MQRGAEIVVRGAGVTYPGAATPTLQDLTLTIAPGEFLVVVGPSGCGKSTLLRTINRLIPLGAGSIAIDGTDIASLDPVALRRSIGYAIQAVGLFPHMRVGANVAIVPELLGWSRERIAARVDALLTLVHLDPERYRDRFPRELSGGEAQRVGVARAIAGEPRVLLMDEPFGAVDAIVRSQLQDEMLLLVRELETTTLFVTHDVDEALLLADRIAVVNRGRIEQIGTPLEVLANPVSPFVERLFHANDAVVELREKAREQHHR